In the Bicyclus anynana chromosome 6, ilBicAnyn1.1, whole genome shotgun sequence genome, one interval contains:
- the LOC112050564 gene encoding insulin-related peptide 1-like — protein MALKLILTLGCLSMLLALSRGHIGGNAAAFQNVRPQYYCGRTLARAIALICYDVLPGEKRSSTGTMYNALLPANYKEQEMRSEWPRIAQQEAHRLGLPSRGKRYIVNECCDKACSVEELLSYCA, from the exons atGGCTTTAAAACTGATATTGACGCTGGGTTGTCTGTCGATGTTGCTTGCGTTAAGCCGCGGGCACATCGGAGGGAACGCCGCCGCGTTCCAGAACGTTCGCCCGCAGTACTACTGCGGCAGGACCCTGGCGCGAGCCATCGCGCTCATCTGCTACGATGTCCTCCCCGGCGAAAAAAGGTCTTCAACTGGGACTATGTATA ATGCACTCCTCCCCGCAAACTATAAAGAGCAAGAGATGCGCAGCGAATGGCCGCGCATCGCGCAGCAAGAAGCCCACCGTCTGGGACTTCCATCTCGTGGCAAGCGCTACATCGTCAACGAGTGTTGCGATAAAGCTTGCAGCGTCGAAGAGCTGCTATCCTACTGCGCCTAA